The following are encoded together in the Lathyrus oleraceus cultivar Zhongwan6 chromosome 3, CAAS_Psat_ZW6_1.0, whole genome shotgun sequence genome:
- the LOC127132376 gene encoding respiratory burst oxidase homolog protein B encodes MEIQENHHPVHHETWSETESIGSRSTRSTRVGFSGSLSGPLSGPLVSNNKKKSSKKSARFSDDVEDFVEITLDVRDDTVSVQNIRGGDSETALLASRLEKRPSTLSVKLKQVSQELKRMTSSKKFDRVDRAKSGAARALKGLKFMTKTVGTDRGWSQVEKRFDELEVDGKLPKTRFSQCIGMNESKDFAGELFDALSRRRGITSASITKDELREFWEQITDQSFDSRLQTFFDMVDKNADGRISEHEVKEIITLSASANKLSKLQDRAEEYAALIMEELDPDNLGFIELHNLEMLLLQAPAQSTHMHTDSRVLSQMLSQKLVPTKEHNPIKRGFRSLNYFVEDNWKRIWIVALWMAICAALFTWKFIQYKNRAVFHVMGYCVTTAKGAAETLKFNMALILLPVCRNTITWLRTKTKLGVAVPFDDNINFHKVVAFGIAIGVGLHAISHLTCDFPRLLHATDAEYVPMKPFFGDVRPNNYWWFVKGTEGWTGIVMIVLMAIAFTLAQPWFRRNQLKLPKALKKLTGFNAFWYSHHLFVIVYALLILHGYKLYLSKKWYKKTTWMYLAIPMIIYACERLLRAFRSGNKSVKILKVAVYPGNVLALHVSKPQGFKYHSGQYIFVNCSDVSPFQWHPFSITSAPGDDYVSVHIRTLGDWTSQLKAVFAKACQPASGDQSGLLRADVLQGNNIPRMPKLLIDGPYGAPAQDYKDYEVILLVGLGIGATPLISILKDVLNNMKQQKDIEQGVVESGVKNNKRKPFATNRAYFYWVTREQGSFEWFKGVMDEIADYDKDGLIELHNYCTSVYEEGDARSALITMLQSLHHAKSGVDIVSGTRVKTHFARPNWRTVFKHTALKHPGKRVGVFYCGAAGLVGQLKSLSLDFSRKTNTKFEFHKENF; translated from the exons ATGGAGATTCAAGAGAATCATCATCCGGTTCATCACGAAACATGGTCAGAAACAGAGAGCATAGGAAGCAGAAGCACTCGAAGCACGAGAGTCGGCTTCAGTGGATCCCTCAGCGGACCGCTAAGCGGTCCGCTGGTCTCCAACAACAAGAAGAAAAGCAGCAAGAAAAGCGCGAGGTTCAGCGATGACGTCGAGGATTTCGTCGAGATCACACTCGACGTCCGCGACGACACCGTTTCGGTTCAGAACATCCGCGGCGGTGACTCCGAGACGGCGTTGCTCGCTAGCCGTTTGGAGAAACGGCCGTCGACGCTTTCCGTTAAACTGAAACAGGTTTCTCAGGAGCTGAAACGCATGACGTCGTCGAAGAAGTTCGATAGGGTTGATAGAGCGAAATCCGGTGCGGCGCGTGCACTGAAAGGACTTAAGTTCATGACCAAAACCGTTGGAACTGATAGAGGTTGGTCTCAGGTGGAAAAGCGATTCGATGAATTGGAAGTTGACGGAAAGCTTCCCAAAACGCGCTTTAGCCAGTGCATAG GAATGAACGAGTCAAAGGATTTTGCTGGTGAACTATTCGATGCATTGTCTCGTCGGCGGGGGATAACATCAGCTTCAATAACAAAAGATGAACTGCGGGAATTTTGGGAACAGATTACGGATCAGAGTTTTGATTCAAGATTGCAAACTTTCTTTGATAT GGTGGACAAGAATGCTGATGGACGAATTTCCGAGCACGAAGTTAAAGAG ATTATTACCTTAAGTGCTTCTGCTAACAAGCTATCAAAATTACAAGATCGCGCAGAAGAATATGCTGCTCTAATCATGGAGGAGTTAGATCCAGATAACCTTGGATTTATTGAG TTACACAACTTGGAAATGCTTCTTTTGCAAGCTCCAGCTCAATCAACTCACATGCACACAGATAGTAGAGTTTTGAGTCAAATGTTAAGCCAAAAGCTAGTTCCGACCAAAGAGCACAACCCTATAAAACGTGGTTTTCGATCATTGAACTACTTCGTTGAAGACAATTGGAAAAGAATTTGGATTGTAGCACTTTGGATGGCAATCTGTGCTGCACTTTTCACATGGAAATTCATCCAATACAAGAATCGTGCTGTGTTTCATGTCATGGGCTATTGTGTTACAACAGCAAAAGGTGCTGCTGAAACTCTCAAGTTCAACATGGCTTTGATTTTGTTACCTGTTTGTAGAAACACCATCACTTGGCTTAGGACCAAAACCAAACTAGGAGTTGCTGTTCCCTTTGATGATAACATCAACTTTCACAAGGTGGTAGCTTTTGGCATTGCTATTGGTGTTGGGTTACATGCTATTTCTCATTTAACATGTGATTTCCCTAGGCTATTACATGCAACAGATGCAGAATATGTACCCATGAAGCCATTTTTTGGGGATGTTAGGCCCAACAATTATTGGTGGTTTGTAAAAGGTACTGAGGGTTGGACTGGTATAGTCATGATAGTGCTTATGGCTATAGCTTTTACTTTGGCCCAGCCTTGGTTCAGAAGAAACCAACTTAAACTCCCCAAAGCTTTGAAAAAGCTCACTGGTTTTAACGCATTTTGGTATTCTCACCACCTCTTTGTCATTGTCTATGCTCTTCTTATTCTACATGGATACAAGTTATATCTCTCCAAGAAATGGTACAAGAAAACG ACATGGATGTATCTTGCCATTCCTATGATTATATACGCATGCGAGCGACTACTTCGTGCTTTTAGGTCTGGCAACAAAAGTGTCAAGATTTTAAAGGTTGCAGTGTACCCTGGAAACGTGTTGGCATTGCATGTATCTAAACCACAAGGATTTAAATACCATAGTGGACAATATATTTTTGTGAATTGCTCAGATGTATCTCCATTTCAATGGCATCCTTTCTCTATTACATCAGCCCCTGGAGATGATTATGTCAGTGTTCACATTAGAACTTTGGGTGACTGGACATCACAATTGAAGGCGGTTTTTGCCAAG GCGTGTCAGCCAGCAAGTGGTGACCAAAGTGGTCTTCTAAGAGCTGATGTGTTACAAGGCAACAACATACCAAG GATGCCAAAGCTATTGATTGACGGTCCATATGGAGCACCAGCACAAGACTACAAAGACTACGAAGTAATCCTTCTAGTAGGTTTAGGAATTGGTGCAACCCCATTGATAAGCATATTAAAAGATGTGCTAAACAACATGAAACAACAAAAAGACATAGAACAAGGAGTAGTAGAAAGTGGTGTTAAAAACAACAAAAGAAAACCATTTGCCACAAACAGAGCCTATTTCTATTGGGTCACTCGTGAACAAGGTTCCTTTGAATGGTTTAAAGGTGTGATGGATGAAATTGCAGATTATGATAAAGATGGATTAATTGAACTTCATAATTATTGTACAAGTGTGTATGAAGAAGGAGATGCTAGATCAGCTTTAATCACAATGCTTCAGTCTCTTCACCATGCCAAAAGTGGTGTTGATATTGTTTCAGGAACAAGAGTTAAAACACATTTCGCAAGACCAAATTGGCGTACCGTGTTTAAACATACAGCTCTCAAACATCCTGGCAAAAGAGTTG GTGTTTTTTACTGTGGGGCTGCTGGATTGGTTGGACAACTTAAGAGTCTTTCTCTTGATTTTTCAAGGAAAACCAACACTAAATTTGAGTTTCATAAAGAAAATTTTTAG